Within Sphingomonas morindae, the genomic segment CATAGCCATGATCCGCGAATTCGCGCGCCAGCGCTAGCCCGATGCCATTGTCGCCGCCCGTGATCAGCGCAAAGGCGCGCCGCTCTGCTTCGGCCATGCCGCTTCTCCTAATTTCTTGCTGGTTTGCCAATCGCTTAAACCTCTGGGCGGGAGGGAGGTTGCAGCCCGATGCGGCGCGCGCGGCGAAGCGCCGGGGCGCTGCGGCAGCCCGGGCAGGGCAATTTCCCGGAGGCAGCGCTCCGTGACCTGCGAGCATGGCGCCGCCGCTCCGGCTGGGCTATCGGCCCCGCGATGCGCGACTCTGGTGTCGATCCCGGCGGCCTCAAGGCGATCTTCCTGGCGGAGCGACCGGCGCTGCTGCGCTATGTCGCGGCGCGCGGCGCGGGCGACGAGGCGGAGGATGTGCTCCAGGATCTCTGGCTGCGCGTTGCCCGCGCCGCCGCCGGGCCGATCGCCAATCCGCGCGCCTATCTGTTCCGCGCCGCCGAAAATGTGCTGCGCGACCGCCAGCGCGCCGACCGCCAGGCGCGCCGGCGCGACGAGGATTGGCTGCACGCGCTGCGGCCCGAGGGGCTCGAACGCTCCGACGCGCCCTCGGCCGAGCGCACGCTGCTCGATCGCGAGGCGCTCGCCCGGCTCGACGCCCGGCTCGCCACGCTGCCGGCGCGGGCGCGCACGGCGCTCGCGCTCCACCGGCTCGACGATCTGTCGCAGAAACGGATCGCGGAGCGGCTGGGCGTCAGCCTCAGCACGGTCGAGAAGGATCTGCAGCGCGCCTATCGCATCCTGCTCGACAGCCGGGATGCGAAGGACGATGCGGAATGATCGCGAGGACTCCGTCACGGCACCGAAGGAGCGGCGATGAACCGGTGGCCT encodes:
- a CDS encoding RNA polymerase sigma factor, with amino-acid sequence MRDSGVDPGGLKAIFLAERPALLRYVAARGAGDEAEDVLQDLWLRVARAAAGPIANPRAYLFRAAENVLRDRQRADRQARRRDEDWLHALRPEGLERSDAPSAERTLLDREALARLDARLATLPARARTALALHRLDDLSQKRIAERLGVSLSTVEKDLQRAYRILLDSRDAKDDAE